Proteins from a genomic interval of Pseudomonas paeninsulae:
- the pgl gene encoding 6-phosphogluconolactonase yields MAISDLDLPLGVLARSLSNPAQLAKSLAQAVAAALRVAIETQGQATLVVSGGRSPIAFFEQLAQQPLDWAQVVISLADERWVPVAHPDSNEGMLRRHLLCGPAAAARFFGLYQPAANLQQAALKADQALAELPPIDVLVLGMGDDGHTASLFPNSPNLPEALQADCPRRCLPMLAPSVPHQRLSMTLPLLTSARLPLLALQGQGKLKTLAAALAVGEVASMPVRAFLHSPLEIYWCP; encoded by the coding sequence ATGGCGATCTCTGATCTCGATTTACCGCTGGGTGTGCTGGCGCGCAGCCTGAGCAATCCGGCGCAGCTGGCCAAATCCCTGGCCCAGGCGGTCGCCGCGGCGCTGCGCGTGGCGATCGAAACCCAGGGCCAGGCGACCCTGGTGGTGTCCGGTGGGCGCAGCCCGATCGCCTTCTTCGAACAACTGGCGCAACAGCCGCTGGACTGGGCGCAGGTAGTGATCAGCCTGGCGGACGAGCGTTGGGTGCCGGTCGCGCACCCTGATAGCAACGAAGGTATGCTGCGTCGCCACCTATTATGTGGTCCGGCTGCCGCGGCGCGGTTTTTCGGCCTGTACCAGCCGGCTGCCAATCTGCAACAGGCGGCGCTGAAGGCCGATCAGGCCCTGGCCGAGTTGCCGCCGATCGATGTGCTGGTGCTGGGCATGGGCGACGACGGCCATACCGCCTCGCTGTTCCCCAACAGCCCAAATCTGCCCGAAGCCTTGCAGGCCGACTGCCCGCGCCGCTGCCTGCCGATGCTGGCGCCCAGCGTGCCGCATCAGCGCCTGAGCATGACCTTGCCGTTACTGACTTCTGCACGTTTGCCACTGCTGGCCCTGCAGGGCCAAGGCAAGCTCAAGACCCTGGCCGCAGCGTTGGCTGTGGGCGAGGTGGCGAGCATGCCGGTGCGCGCATTTTTGCATTCCCCCCTTGAGATTTACTGGTGCCCCTAG
- a CDS encoding aldo/keto reductase: MNKKPIEQPVLLGMMRLLDYPELATPQALLGFVERCVEQGLNGFDHANIYGLGQCEAHFGAALRLRPQLRGQLQLISKADIVPAAQDVSRWRVKHYNTGAAYLTGAVEASLTRLGVERLDGFLLHRPDPLLCADEVVRCLQALVESGKVGWLGLSNAEPLHWQSLGRDLPLRCNQIELSLMAQQSAWDGQLQAMQADGLQVLAWSPLAGGAFSPALQQALAEVAGALQATPNQVALAWLRRLPGSPLPILGSLRWSRIEEALNGATLQLDAPTWFYLAEAARGRKAP; the protein is encoded by the coding sequence ATGAATAAAAAACCGATCGAGCAGCCCGTGCTGCTCGGCATGATGCGCTTGCTCGATTATCCCGAATTGGCCACGCCGCAAGCCTTGCTGGGCTTTGTCGAGCGCTGCGTCGAGCAGGGCTTGAACGGTTTCGATCACGCCAATATCTATGGCCTGGGCCAATGCGAGGCGCACTTCGGCGCCGCCTTGCGCTTGCGCCCGCAGTTGCGCGGCCAGCTGCAGCTGATCAGCAAGGCTGACATCGTGCCGGCGGCGCAGGATGTCTCGCGTTGGCGGGTCAAGCACTACAACACCGGCGCGGCCTACCTGACCGGGGCGGTCGAGGCTTCGCTGACGCGTCTGGGCGTCGAGCGTCTGGATGGCTTTCTCCTGCATCGCCCCGATCCATTGCTGTGCGCCGACGAAGTGGTGCGCTGTCTGCAAGCGCTGGTCGAGAGCGGCAAGGTCGGCTGGTTGGGCCTGTCCAATGCCGAGCCGCTGCACTGGCAAAGCCTGGGCCGCGACCTGCCGCTGCGTTGCAATCAGATCGAGTTGTCGCTAATGGCCCAACAGAGCGCCTGGGATGGCCAGTTGCAGGCCATGCAGGCCGATGGTTTACAGGTTCTGGCCTGGTCGCCGTTGGCCGGTGGGGCTTTTTCTCCGGCCTTGCAGCAGGCGTTGGCCGAGGTCGCGGGTGCCTTGCAAGCAACTCCCAATCAGGTTGCCCTGGCCTGGTTGCGCCGTTTGCCCGGCAGTCCACTGCCAATCCTCGGCAGCCTGCGTTGGTCGCGGATCGAGGAGGCGCTGAACGGTGCCACGCTGCAACTGGACGCGCCGACCTGGTTCTATCTGGCCGAAGCGGCGCGTGGCCGCAAAGCGCCCTGA
- the zwf gene encoding glucose-6-phosphate dehydrogenase — protein MPSITVESCTFALFGALGDLALRKLFPALYQLDRAGLLHADTRIFALARDNGEAQQHLACIAEHLLRYVPANEVDKAVLQRFQARLSYLTMDFLQADGYDALAEQVGTGERVIAYFATPASVYGGICANLARVGLAERARVVLEKPIGHDLLSSRAVNDAVAEYFPETRIYRIDHYLGKETVQNLIALRFANSLFESQWNQNHISHVEITVAEKVGIEGRWGYFDQAGQLRDMIQNHLLQLLCLIAMDPPSELSADSIRDEKVKVLKALEPITAAQLSRQVVRGQYVAGSSDGKAVPGYLQEENSNTQSDTETFVAIRADIRNWRWAGVPFYLRTGKRMAEKMSQIVIHFKETPHYIFAPEQRQLIGNKLIIRLQPDEGIALQVMTKDQGLDKGMQLRSHALQLNFSDTYRSARIPDAYERLLLEVMRGNQNLFVRKDEIECAWLWCDQLIAGWKQLGDAPKPYAAGTWGPMGSIALITRDGRSWYGDL, from the coding sequence ATGCCTTCGATAACCGTTGAATCCTGTACTTTTGCCTTGTTCGGCGCGCTGGGTGATCTGGCCTTGCGCAAACTGTTCCCGGCACTCTACCAGCTCGACCGCGCCGGGCTGTTGCATGCCGATACGCGGATTTTCGCCCTGGCGCGCGACAATGGCGAGGCGCAGCAGCACCTGGCCTGTATCGCCGAGCACCTGCTGCGCTATGTGCCGGCCAACGAGGTCGACAAGGCGGTGCTGCAGCGCTTTCAGGCGCGCCTGAGTTACCTGACCATGGATTTCCTCCAGGCTGATGGCTACGACGCGCTGGCCGAGCAAGTCGGGACGGGTGAACGAGTGATCGCCTACTTCGCCACGCCGGCCTCGGTCTACGGCGGCATCTGCGCCAACCTGGCGCGGGTCGGCCTGGCCGAACGGGCGCGGGTAGTGCTGGAAAAACCCATCGGCCACGATCTGCTCTCCTCGCGTGCGGTCAACGACGCGGTAGCAGAGTATTTCCCGGAAACCCGCATCTACCGTATCGACCACTACCTGGGCAAGGAAACGGTACAGAACCTGATTGCCCTGCGCTTCGCCAACAGCCTGTTCGAATCCCAGTGGAACCAGAATCACATTTCCCACGTGGAAATCACCGTGGCGGAGAAGGTCGGTATCGAGGGCCGTTGGGGGTACTTCGACCAGGCCGGTCAGTTGCGCGACATGATCCAGAACCACCTGCTGCAACTGCTCTGCCTGATTGCCATGGACCCGCCCAGCGAACTGTCCGCCGACAGCATCCGTGACGAGAAGGTCAAGGTGCTCAAGGCGCTGGAGCCGATCACCGCTGCGCAGCTCAGCCGCCAGGTGGTACGTGGTCAGTACGTGGCCGGCAGCAGCGATGGCAAGGCGGTGCCGGGTTATCTGCAAGAGGAAAACTCCAACACCCAGAGCGATACCGAAACCTTCGTCGCCATTCGTGCGGACATTCGCAACTGGCGCTGGGCCGGCGTGCCTTTCTACCTGCGCACCGGCAAGCGCATGGCGGAAAAAATGTCGCAGATCGTCATCCACTTCAAGGAGACGCCGCACTATATCTTCGCCCCGGAGCAGCGCCAGTTGATCGGCAACAAGCTGATCATTCGCCTGCAACCGGACGAGGGCATCGCCCTGCAGGTGATGACCAAGGATCAGGGCCTGGACAAGGGCATGCAGTTGCGCAGTCACGCGTTGCAGTTGAATTTCTCCGACACCTACCGCAGCGCGCGGATTCCCGATGCTTACGAGCGTCTGCTGCTGGAAGTGATGCGCGGCAATCAGAACCTGTTCGTGCGCAAGGACGAGATCGAATGCGCCTGGCTATGGTGCGACCAGTTGATCGCCGGCTGGAAACAACTGGGCGATGCGCCGAAACCCTATGCCGCCGGCACTTGGGGGCCGATGGGCTCAATTGCCCTGATCACCCGCGACGGGAGGTCCTGGTATGGCGATCTCTGA
- a CDS encoding bile acid:sodium symporter — protein MNRLTLERRQVWVYLTAIIAGLLLGSLLPGLAPTLEAMLWPTLALLLYATFVQVPLLHLREAFADRHFVSALLVGNFLLVPLLVWSLLHWVPDDPVLRVGVLLVLLVPCTDWFITFTQLGGGDVPRAVAVTPINLLLQLLLLPVYLWLMADVQLTSALAPMDLLPALLVVLLPLLLAALSERWFEARAERDALRQRLAWWPVPLLGLVVLLIAGAQVAAVQDALELLPVLVPVFIAYLLAAALIAKLLALAWQLPASHGRTLAFSLGTRNSFVVLPLALSLPHGWEVAAVVIVVQSLVELFGMLGYLCWLPRRLFR, from the coding sequence TTGAATCGTCTGACACTGGAACGCCGTCAAGTCTGGGTTTACCTGACGGCCATCATCGCCGGCTTGCTGCTCGGCAGCCTGCTGCCGGGCCTCGCCCCGACCCTGGAAGCCATGCTGTGGCCGACGCTGGCGCTATTGCTCTATGCGACCTTCGTGCAGGTGCCGCTGCTGCACCTGCGTGAGGCCTTCGCCGACAGACACTTTGTCAGCGCCTTGCTGGTCGGCAACTTCCTGTTGGTGCCTTTGCTGGTCTGGAGCCTGCTGCACTGGGTGCCGGATGATCCGGTGCTGCGTGTGGGGGTGCTACTGGTGTTGCTGGTGCCCTGCACCGACTGGTTTATTACCTTCACCCAGCTGGGCGGCGGCGATGTGCCGCGCGCGGTGGCCGTGACCCCGATCAACCTGCTGCTGCAATTGCTGCTTCTGCCCGTCTACCTGTGGCTGATGGCAGACGTGCAGCTGACCAGCGCACTGGCGCCCATGGATCTGCTGCCGGCGCTGCTGGTCGTACTGCTGCCCCTGCTGCTCGCCGCCCTCAGCGAACGCTGGTTCGAGGCGCGGGCCGAACGCGATGCCCTGCGCCAACGCCTGGCCTGGTGGCCGGTGCCGCTGCTGGGCCTGGTGGTGCTCCTGATAGCCGGCGCACAGGTGGCGGCGGTGCAGGATGCGCTGGAACTGCTGCCGGTGCTGGTGCCAGTGTTTATCGCCTACCTGCTGGCGGCTGCACTGATCGCCAAGCTGCTGGCGCTGGCCTGGCAGCTGCCCGCCAGCCACGGCCGCACCCTCGCCTTCAGCCTGGGCACGCGCAATTCCTTCGTGGTGCTGCCCTTGGCCCTGAGCTTGCCGCACGGCTGGGAAGTGGCGGCGGTAGTGATTGTCGTGCAGTCCCTGGTTGAGCTGTTCGGCATGCTGGGCTATCTGTGCTGGCTGCCGCGCCGACTGTTTCGCTAG
- a CDS encoding MurR/RpiR family transcriptional regulator, with amino-acid sequence MRNLLEQIQGRLDSLNKAERKVAEVILRNPQQATRLSIAALAQAALVSEPTVNRFCRSFGVSGYPELKMQLAQSLASGAAYVSRAVEADDGPEAYTRKIFGSAIASLDSACQSLDPQLVSRAVDLLIQARQIHFFGLGASAPVALDAQHKFFRFNLAVSAHADVLMQRMLASVAHTGDLFVIISYTGRTRELVEVARLARENGASVLGLTAADSPLAKASTLSLNIPLPEDTDIYMPMTSRIIQLTVLDVLATGMTLRRGVDFQPHLRKIKESLNASRYPLDEEPS; translated from the coding sequence GTGCGCAATCTTCTGGAACAGATCCAGGGCCGACTCGACAGCCTGAACAAAGCCGAGCGCAAAGTCGCCGAGGTGATTCTGCGCAACCCGCAGCAAGCCACCCGCCTGAGTATCGCCGCTTTGGCACAAGCCGCCCTGGTCAGCGAACCGACGGTCAACCGCTTCTGCCGCTCGTTCGGCGTCAGCGGCTACCCCGAGCTGAAAATGCAGCTGGCGCAGAGCCTGGCCAGCGGCGCCGCCTACGTCAGCCGCGCCGTGGAAGCCGACGACGGTCCCGAAGCCTATACCCGCAAGATCTTCGGCAGCGCCATCGCCTCGCTGGACAGCGCCTGTCAATCGCTCGACCCGCAACTGGTTAGCCGTGCGGTCGACCTGCTGATCCAGGCCCGGCAGATCCACTTCTTCGGCCTTGGCGCTTCGGCGCCGGTGGCCCTGGATGCCCAGCACAAATTCTTCCGCTTCAACCTGGCGGTATCGGCCCACGCCGACGTACTGATGCAACGCATGCTGGCCTCGGTAGCGCACACCGGCGACCTGTTCGTGATCATCTCCTACACCGGACGCACCCGCGAGCTGGTGGAAGTGGCACGCCTGGCCCGGGAAAACGGCGCCTCGGTGCTCGGCCTGACCGCCGCCGACTCGCCACTGGCCAAGGCCAGCACCCTGAGCCTGAACATCCCGCTGCCGGAAGACACCGACATCTACATGCCGATGACCTCGCGGATCATCCAGCTCACCGTGCTCGACGTATTGGCCACCGGTATGACCCTGCGCCGCGGCGTGGACTTCCAGCCACACCTGCGCAAGATCAAGGAAAGCCTCAACGCCAGCCGCTATCCGCTGGACGAGGAACCGAGCTGA
- a CDS encoding bifunctional 4-hydroxy-2-oxoglutarate aldolase/2-dehydro-3-deoxy-phosphogluconate aldolase: MTTNDNSQHARMADKIAQIDSLCARARIMPVITIAREADILPLADALAAGGLTVLEITLRSVHGLTAIRLLREQRPELCVGAGTVLDLQMLAAAEEAGAQFIVTPGSTAELLKASLESTVPMLPGTSSASDIMLGYALGYRRFKLFPAEVCGGTAALKALGGPFGDVRFCPTGGINPDNLQRYMALPNVMCVGGTWMFDSQWVKHGDWARIQQCSAEALQLLA, from the coding sequence ATGACGACTAACGACAACAGCCAGCACGCCCGCATGGCCGATAAAATCGCCCAGATCGACAGCCTCTGCGCCCGTGCGCGGATCATGCCGGTGATCACCATCGCCCGCGAGGCGGATATCCTGCCATTGGCCGATGCCCTGGCGGCCGGTGGCCTGACGGTACTGGAAATCACCTTGCGTTCGGTCCACGGCCTCACCGCCATTCGCCTGCTGCGTGAACAGCGGCCCGAACTCTGCGTCGGCGCGGGTACCGTACTCGACCTGCAGATGCTCGCCGCCGCCGAGGAGGCCGGGGCGCAGTTCATCGTCACCCCAGGCTCGACCGCCGAACTGCTCAAGGCCAGCCTAGAAAGCACTGTGCCAATGTTGCCCGGCACCAGCAGCGCCTCGGACATCATGCTCGGCTATGCACTCGGTTATCGCCGCTTCAAGCTGTTCCCCGCAGAAGTCTGCGGTGGCACCGCGGCGCTCAAGGCGTTGGGTGGCCCCTTCGGCGATGTGCGGTTCTGTCCCACCGGCGGCATCAACCCCGACAATCTGCAGCGCTACATGGCTCTGCCCAACGTGATGTGCGTCGGCGGTACCTGGATGTTCGACAGTCAGTGGGTCAAGCATGGCGATTGGGCGCGTATTCAACAGTGCAGCGCCGAGGCTCTGCAACTGCTGGCCTGA